A single genomic interval of Festucalex cinctus isolate MCC-2025b chromosome 16, RoL_Fcin_1.0, whole genome shotgun sequence harbors:
- the LOC144003276 gene encoding uncharacterized protein LOC144003276 isoform X3, giving the protein MNYQTLQEFVYSVTEAVPGLMNNKQRAQLILGLRARLILEMCKDCARGSVDSQMIHRYLERLPVTPDSDIEVKTAETTFVALVQSLLKDPAERAYFFQEVFPVEYGQKYDAALHVLLWELLSKLEKLLPVPDLKQVTAAWLGSAPTVLSECVQFTPGELASIFEHCKAAGLFKMQHGPSSTIGSCIMSALSIPPSQKANVSQGVHDYSDVLHPVALAQAEQYSVVTVYTEVEVQDMASAVQTDLYQVGAAPPENAAGETLDMAKTLEMLTKALRKDGLENDTSIDHQFANEDDVQPDTEAKESSTEEGAAAELPVCDVILSSSIQTGQPLGSSVIAIKGSDKGNSDAMTSIIFTCSQCPFHNSDDDSPPHFHMRSVRTNDYRQLSGSQAAPIPSESDEIFTSIKLIPKGDADGGGSESPPPSKKSLTCETCGRTFTRTSDVRRHQMTHTGERPYRCSRCERTFQHSWDLAKHESKWHAASVSFTCPPCGATFANLRALTAHHKSCRSDGGRLPHICSICGLAFASPGELLAHRKSHADKRYVCARCGDAFDSPAERSLHRRAHRAERRFQCPRCEKTYTRRSDVKRHMSAHTGERPHQCGQCGKRFSLRFALAKHQRVHTGERPFGCSHCAKTFTLASVLARHERMHTGERPFLCAQCGKAFLSHGELSKHQRSHADERPFGCPLCGKRFKSKKTQREHAAAHAGARPYPCAHCGKGFAKPHALTRHRLIHTGERPFPCGVCDKAFLSRGEAQLHRRRHTGERPYACRACGLRFKSSSQLACHKRRGHPGDAEHVCSCCHKSFPSEAKVKKHVEDAHVPLALNDN; this is encoded by the exons ATGAACTACCAGACACTCCAAGAGTTTGTGTACTCGGTGACCGAGGCGGTACCCGGACTGATGAACAACAAGCAGAGAGCCCAGCTCATCCTGGGCCTTCGAGCGAGG CTGATCTTGGAGATGTGCAAAGACTGTGCCCGAGGTTCTGTGGACTCTCAGATGATCCACAGATACTTGGAGAGACTCCCAGTAACTCCAGAT AGTGACATCGAGGTGAAAACGGCAGAGACTACTTTCGTTGCTCTGGTTCAGAGCCTCCTGAAGGATCCAGCTGAACGAGCTTACTTCTTTCAG gaagTGTTCCCTGTAgaatatggacaaaagtatgaTGCAGCCCTTCATGTGTTACTTTGGGAACTCCTCTCAAAATTAGAGAAGCTGCTCCCGGTACCAGACCTCAAGCAGGTA ACGGCAGCCTGGCTTGGTTCGGCTCCCACCGTTTTGAGCGAGTGCGTCCAGTTCACGCCAGGAGAGCTGGCCTCAATCTTTGAGCACTGTAAGGCTGCTGGACTTTTTAAAATGCAAC ACGGTCCCTCGTCCACCATTGGCAGCTGCATCATGTCCGCTCTGTCCATCCCACCGTCTCAAAAAGCAAACGTCTCCCAGGGGGTGCACGACTACTCCGACGTCCTCCATCCCGTGGCTCTCGCCCAGGCCGAGCAGTACAGCGTGGTGACGGTCTACACGGAAGTGGAGGTCCAAGATATGGCGTCTGCAGTCCAGACGGATTTGTACCAGGTGGGCGCGGCGCCCCCTGAGAACGCCGCAGGCGAGACGCTGGACATGGCCAAAACGCTGGAGATGTTGACCAAAGCGTTGAGAAAGGACGGGCTTGAAAACGACACGTCGATAGACCATCAATTTGCAAATGAAGACGACGTCCAACCTGACACTGAAGCGAAGGAATCTTCTACCGAAGAGGGCGCGGCAGCGGAACTTCCTGTTTGCGatgtaattttatcttccagcaTTCAAACTGGCCAACCACTTGGCTCATCTGTGATCGCCATTAAGGGAAGTGACAAAG GGAACTCGGATGCGATGACCTCCATCATCTTCACGTGCTCGCAGTGTCCCTTCCACAACTCGGACGACGATAGCCCGCCGCACTTCCACATGCGGAGCGTTCGCACTAACGACTACCGCCAGCTCTCGGGCTCCCAAGCGGCTCCGATTCCGTCTGAATCGGATGAAATCTTCACATCCATCAAGCTCATCCCCAAAGGCGACGCTGACGGTGGCGGCTCGGAAAGCCCGCCGCCAAGCAAAAAGTCCCTGACGTGCGAGACGTGCGGCCGGACGTTCACGCGCACATCGGACGTGCGGCGCCACCAGATGACCCACACGGGCGAGCGGCCCTACCGCTGCTCGCGCTGCGAGCGCACCTTCCAGCACTCGTGGGACCTGGCCAAGCACGAGAGCAAGTGGCACGCCGCCTCGGTCTCCTTCACCTGCCCGCCGTGCGGCGCCACCTTCGCCAACCTGCGCGCGCTCACCGCCCACCACAAGAGCTGCCGCTCGGACGGCGGCCGCCTGCCACACATCTGCTCCATCTGCGGCCTCGCCTTCGCCTCGCCCGGCGAACTGCTGGCTCATCGGAAGTCGCACGCCGACAAGCGCTACGTCTGCGCGCGCTGCGGCGACGCCTTCGACTCGCCGGCGGAGCGCTCGCTACACCGCCGGGCGCATCGGGCCGAGCGGCGCTTCCAGTGCCCACGCTGCGAGAAAACGTACACGCGGCGGTCGGACGTGAAGCGGCACATGTCTGCGCACACGGGCGAGCGGCCTCACCAGTGTGGCCAGTGTGGCAAGCGCTTCTCGCTGCGTTTCGCGCTGGCCAAGCACCAGCGCGTGCACACGGGCGAGCGGCCCTTCGGCTGCTCGCACTGCGCCAAGACCTTCACGCTGGCGTCGGTGCTGGCGCGTCACGAGCGCATGCACACGGGCGAGCGGCCCTTCCTGTGCGCCCAGTGCGGCAAGGCCTTCTTGTCGCACGGCgagctctccaagcaccagcgcTCGCACGCTGACGAGCGGCCGTTCGGCTGCCCGCTGTGCGGCAAGCGCTTCAAGAGCAAGAAGACGCAGCGGGAGCATGCCGCCGCGCACGCCGGCGCCCGCCCGTACCCGTGTGCCCACTGCGGCAAGGGCTTTGCCAAGCCCCACGCGCTCACCCGCCACCGCCTCATCCACACGGGCGAGAGGCCGTTCCCGTGCGGCGTGTGCGACAAGGCCTTCCTCAGCCGTGGCGAGGCGCAGCTGCACCGCCGGCGGCACACGGGTGAGCGGCCGTACGCCTGCCGCGCCTGTGGGCTCAGGTTCAAGAGCTCGTCCCAGTTGGCGTGTCACAAACGCCGCGGCCATCCGGGCGACGCCGAGCACGTTTGCAGCTGCTGTCACAAGAGCTTCCCGTCCGAGGCCAAAGTCAAAAAGCACGTGGAGGACGCACACGTACCTTTAGCGTTAAATGACAATTGA
- the LOC144003276 gene encoding uncharacterized protein LOC144003276 isoform X1, producing MNQSGPPLSTLRRLVPPLQLCSAAIWQLAKQKDVMNYQTLQEFVYSVTEAVPGLMNNKQRAQLILGLRARLILEMCKDCARGSVDSQMIHRYLERLPVTPDSDIEVKTAETTFVALVQSLLKDPAERAYFFQEVFPVEYGQKYDAALHVLLWELLSKLEKLLPVPDLKQVTAAWLGSAPTVLSECVQFTPGELASIFEHCKAAGLFKMQHGPSSTIGSCIMSALSIPPSQKANVSQGVHDYSDVLHPVALAQAEQYSVVTVYTEVEVQDMASAVQTDLYQVGAAPPENAAGETLDMAKTLEMLTKALRKDGLENDTSIDHQFANEDDVQPDTEAKESSTEEGAAAELPVCDVILSSSIQTGQPLGSSVIAIKGSDKGNSDAMTSIIFTCSQCPFHNSDDDSPPHFHMRSVRTNDYRQLSGSQAAPIPSESDEIFTSIKLIPKGDADGGGSESPPPSKKSLTCETCGRTFTRTSDVRRHQMTHTGERPYRCSRCERTFQHSWDLAKHESKWHAASVSFTCPPCGATFANLRALTAHHKSCRSDGGRLPHICSICGLAFASPGELLAHRKSHADKRYVCARCGDAFDSPAERSLHRRAHRAERRFQCPRCEKTYTRRSDVKRHMSAHTGERPHQCGQCGKRFSLRFALAKHQRVHTGERPFGCSHCAKTFTLASVLARHERMHTGERPFLCAQCGKAFLSHGELSKHQRSHADERPFGCPLCGKRFKSKKTQREHAAAHAGARPYPCAHCGKGFAKPHALTRHRLIHTGERPFPCGVCDKAFLSRGEAQLHRRRHTGERPYACRACGLRFKSSSQLACHKRRGHPGDAEHVCSCCHKSFPSEAKVKKHVEDAHVPLALNDN from the exons ATGAACC AGAGTGGCCCACCGCTGTCGACCCTCCGCCGACTGGTGCCTCCTTTGCAGCTGTGCTCGGCCGCCATATGGCAGCTGGCCAAGCAGAAAGATGTGATGAACTACCAGACACTCCAAGAGTTTGTGTACTCGGTGACCGAGGCGGTACCCGGACTGATGAACAACAAGCAGAGAGCCCAGCTCATCCTGGGCCTTCGAGCGAGG CTGATCTTGGAGATGTGCAAAGACTGTGCCCGAGGTTCTGTGGACTCTCAGATGATCCACAGATACTTGGAGAGACTCCCAGTAACTCCAGAT AGTGACATCGAGGTGAAAACGGCAGAGACTACTTTCGTTGCTCTGGTTCAGAGCCTCCTGAAGGATCCAGCTGAACGAGCTTACTTCTTTCAG gaagTGTTCCCTGTAgaatatggacaaaagtatgaTGCAGCCCTTCATGTGTTACTTTGGGAACTCCTCTCAAAATTAGAGAAGCTGCTCCCGGTACCAGACCTCAAGCAGGTA ACGGCAGCCTGGCTTGGTTCGGCTCCCACCGTTTTGAGCGAGTGCGTCCAGTTCACGCCAGGAGAGCTGGCCTCAATCTTTGAGCACTGTAAGGCTGCTGGACTTTTTAAAATGCAAC ACGGTCCCTCGTCCACCATTGGCAGCTGCATCATGTCCGCTCTGTCCATCCCACCGTCTCAAAAAGCAAACGTCTCCCAGGGGGTGCACGACTACTCCGACGTCCTCCATCCCGTGGCTCTCGCCCAGGCCGAGCAGTACAGCGTGGTGACGGTCTACACGGAAGTGGAGGTCCAAGATATGGCGTCTGCAGTCCAGACGGATTTGTACCAGGTGGGCGCGGCGCCCCCTGAGAACGCCGCAGGCGAGACGCTGGACATGGCCAAAACGCTGGAGATGTTGACCAAAGCGTTGAGAAAGGACGGGCTTGAAAACGACACGTCGATAGACCATCAATTTGCAAATGAAGACGACGTCCAACCTGACACTGAAGCGAAGGAATCTTCTACCGAAGAGGGCGCGGCAGCGGAACTTCCTGTTTGCGatgtaattttatcttccagcaTTCAAACTGGCCAACCACTTGGCTCATCTGTGATCGCCATTAAGGGAAGTGACAAAG GGAACTCGGATGCGATGACCTCCATCATCTTCACGTGCTCGCAGTGTCCCTTCCACAACTCGGACGACGATAGCCCGCCGCACTTCCACATGCGGAGCGTTCGCACTAACGACTACCGCCAGCTCTCGGGCTCCCAAGCGGCTCCGATTCCGTCTGAATCGGATGAAATCTTCACATCCATCAAGCTCATCCCCAAAGGCGACGCTGACGGTGGCGGCTCGGAAAGCCCGCCGCCAAGCAAAAAGTCCCTGACGTGCGAGACGTGCGGCCGGACGTTCACGCGCACATCGGACGTGCGGCGCCACCAGATGACCCACACGGGCGAGCGGCCCTACCGCTGCTCGCGCTGCGAGCGCACCTTCCAGCACTCGTGGGACCTGGCCAAGCACGAGAGCAAGTGGCACGCCGCCTCGGTCTCCTTCACCTGCCCGCCGTGCGGCGCCACCTTCGCCAACCTGCGCGCGCTCACCGCCCACCACAAGAGCTGCCGCTCGGACGGCGGCCGCCTGCCACACATCTGCTCCATCTGCGGCCTCGCCTTCGCCTCGCCCGGCGAACTGCTGGCTCATCGGAAGTCGCACGCCGACAAGCGCTACGTCTGCGCGCGCTGCGGCGACGCCTTCGACTCGCCGGCGGAGCGCTCGCTACACCGCCGGGCGCATCGGGCCGAGCGGCGCTTCCAGTGCCCACGCTGCGAGAAAACGTACACGCGGCGGTCGGACGTGAAGCGGCACATGTCTGCGCACACGGGCGAGCGGCCTCACCAGTGTGGCCAGTGTGGCAAGCGCTTCTCGCTGCGTTTCGCGCTGGCCAAGCACCAGCGCGTGCACACGGGCGAGCGGCCCTTCGGCTGCTCGCACTGCGCCAAGACCTTCACGCTGGCGTCGGTGCTGGCGCGTCACGAGCGCATGCACACGGGCGAGCGGCCCTTCCTGTGCGCCCAGTGCGGCAAGGCCTTCTTGTCGCACGGCgagctctccaagcaccagcgcTCGCACGCTGACGAGCGGCCGTTCGGCTGCCCGCTGTGCGGCAAGCGCTTCAAGAGCAAGAAGACGCAGCGGGAGCATGCCGCCGCGCACGCCGGCGCCCGCCCGTACCCGTGTGCCCACTGCGGCAAGGGCTTTGCCAAGCCCCACGCGCTCACCCGCCACCGCCTCATCCACACGGGCGAGAGGCCGTTCCCGTGCGGCGTGTGCGACAAGGCCTTCCTCAGCCGTGGCGAGGCGCAGCTGCACCGCCGGCGGCACACGGGTGAGCGGCCGTACGCCTGCCGCGCCTGTGGGCTCAGGTTCAAGAGCTCGTCCCAGTTGGCGTGTCACAAACGCCGCGGCCATCCGGGCGACGCCGAGCACGTTTGCAGCTGCTGTCACAAGAGCTTCCCGTCCGAGGCCAAAGTCAAAAAGCACGTGGAGGACGCACACGTACCTTTAGCGTTAAATGACAATTGA
- the LOC144003276 gene encoding uncharacterized protein LOC144003276 isoform X2, whose product MNQSGPPLSTLRRLVPPLQLCSAAIWQLAKQKDVMNYQTLQEFVYSVTEAVPGLMNNKQRAQLILGLRARLILEMCKDCARGSVDSQMIHRYLERLPVTPDSDIEVKTAETTFVALVQSLLKDPAERAYFFQEVFPVEYGQKYDAALHVLLWELLSKLEKLLPVPDLKQTAAWLGSAPTVLSECVQFTPGELASIFEHCKAAGLFKMQHGPSSTIGSCIMSALSIPPSQKANVSQGVHDYSDVLHPVALAQAEQYSVVTVYTEVEVQDMASAVQTDLYQVGAAPPENAAGETLDMAKTLEMLTKALRKDGLENDTSIDHQFANEDDVQPDTEAKESSTEEGAAAELPVCDVILSSSIQTGQPLGSSVIAIKGSDKGNSDAMTSIIFTCSQCPFHNSDDDSPPHFHMRSVRTNDYRQLSGSQAAPIPSESDEIFTSIKLIPKGDADGGGSESPPPSKKSLTCETCGRTFTRTSDVRRHQMTHTGERPYRCSRCERTFQHSWDLAKHESKWHAASVSFTCPPCGATFANLRALTAHHKSCRSDGGRLPHICSICGLAFASPGELLAHRKSHADKRYVCARCGDAFDSPAERSLHRRAHRAERRFQCPRCEKTYTRRSDVKRHMSAHTGERPHQCGQCGKRFSLRFALAKHQRVHTGERPFGCSHCAKTFTLASVLARHERMHTGERPFLCAQCGKAFLSHGELSKHQRSHADERPFGCPLCGKRFKSKKTQREHAAAHAGARPYPCAHCGKGFAKPHALTRHRLIHTGERPFPCGVCDKAFLSRGEAQLHRRRHTGERPYACRACGLRFKSSSQLACHKRRGHPGDAEHVCSCCHKSFPSEAKVKKHVEDAHVPLALNDN is encoded by the exons ATGAACC AGAGTGGCCCACCGCTGTCGACCCTCCGCCGACTGGTGCCTCCTTTGCAGCTGTGCTCGGCCGCCATATGGCAGCTGGCCAAGCAGAAAGATGTGATGAACTACCAGACACTCCAAGAGTTTGTGTACTCGGTGACCGAGGCGGTACCCGGACTGATGAACAACAAGCAGAGAGCCCAGCTCATCCTGGGCCTTCGAGCGAGG CTGATCTTGGAGATGTGCAAAGACTGTGCCCGAGGTTCTGTGGACTCTCAGATGATCCACAGATACTTGGAGAGACTCCCAGTAACTCCAGAT AGTGACATCGAGGTGAAAACGGCAGAGACTACTTTCGTTGCTCTGGTTCAGAGCCTCCTGAAGGATCCAGCTGAACGAGCTTACTTCTTTCAG gaagTGTTCCCTGTAgaatatggacaaaagtatgaTGCAGCCCTTCATGTGTTACTTTGGGAACTCCTCTCAAAATTAGAGAAGCTGCTCCCGGTACCAGACCTCAAGCAG ACGGCAGCCTGGCTTGGTTCGGCTCCCACCGTTTTGAGCGAGTGCGTCCAGTTCACGCCAGGAGAGCTGGCCTCAATCTTTGAGCACTGTAAGGCTGCTGGACTTTTTAAAATGCAAC ACGGTCCCTCGTCCACCATTGGCAGCTGCATCATGTCCGCTCTGTCCATCCCACCGTCTCAAAAAGCAAACGTCTCCCAGGGGGTGCACGACTACTCCGACGTCCTCCATCCCGTGGCTCTCGCCCAGGCCGAGCAGTACAGCGTGGTGACGGTCTACACGGAAGTGGAGGTCCAAGATATGGCGTCTGCAGTCCAGACGGATTTGTACCAGGTGGGCGCGGCGCCCCCTGAGAACGCCGCAGGCGAGACGCTGGACATGGCCAAAACGCTGGAGATGTTGACCAAAGCGTTGAGAAAGGACGGGCTTGAAAACGACACGTCGATAGACCATCAATTTGCAAATGAAGACGACGTCCAACCTGACACTGAAGCGAAGGAATCTTCTACCGAAGAGGGCGCGGCAGCGGAACTTCCTGTTTGCGatgtaattttatcttccagcaTTCAAACTGGCCAACCACTTGGCTCATCTGTGATCGCCATTAAGGGAAGTGACAAAG GGAACTCGGATGCGATGACCTCCATCATCTTCACGTGCTCGCAGTGTCCCTTCCACAACTCGGACGACGATAGCCCGCCGCACTTCCACATGCGGAGCGTTCGCACTAACGACTACCGCCAGCTCTCGGGCTCCCAAGCGGCTCCGATTCCGTCTGAATCGGATGAAATCTTCACATCCATCAAGCTCATCCCCAAAGGCGACGCTGACGGTGGCGGCTCGGAAAGCCCGCCGCCAAGCAAAAAGTCCCTGACGTGCGAGACGTGCGGCCGGACGTTCACGCGCACATCGGACGTGCGGCGCCACCAGATGACCCACACGGGCGAGCGGCCCTACCGCTGCTCGCGCTGCGAGCGCACCTTCCAGCACTCGTGGGACCTGGCCAAGCACGAGAGCAAGTGGCACGCCGCCTCGGTCTCCTTCACCTGCCCGCCGTGCGGCGCCACCTTCGCCAACCTGCGCGCGCTCACCGCCCACCACAAGAGCTGCCGCTCGGACGGCGGCCGCCTGCCACACATCTGCTCCATCTGCGGCCTCGCCTTCGCCTCGCCCGGCGAACTGCTGGCTCATCGGAAGTCGCACGCCGACAAGCGCTACGTCTGCGCGCGCTGCGGCGACGCCTTCGACTCGCCGGCGGAGCGCTCGCTACACCGCCGGGCGCATCGGGCCGAGCGGCGCTTCCAGTGCCCACGCTGCGAGAAAACGTACACGCGGCGGTCGGACGTGAAGCGGCACATGTCTGCGCACACGGGCGAGCGGCCTCACCAGTGTGGCCAGTGTGGCAAGCGCTTCTCGCTGCGTTTCGCGCTGGCCAAGCACCAGCGCGTGCACACGGGCGAGCGGCCCTTCGGCTGCTCGCACTGCGCCAAGACCTTCACGCTGGCGTCGGTGCTGGCGCGTCACGAGCGCATGCACACGGGCGAGCGGCCCTTCCTGTGCGCCCAGTGCGGCAAGGCCTTCTTGTCGCACGGCgagctctccaagcaccagcgcTCGCACGCTGACGAGCGGCCGTTCGGCTGCCCGCTGTGCGGCAAGCGCTTCAAGAGCAAGAAGACGCAGCGGGAGCATGCCGCCGCGCACGCCGGCGCCCGCCCGTACCCGTGTGCCCACTGCGGCAAGGGCTTTGCCAAGCCCCACGCGCTCACCCGCCACCGCCTCATCCACACGGGCGAGAGGCCGTTCCCGTGCGGCGTGTGCGACAAGGCCTTCCTCAGCCGTGGCGAGGCGCAGCTGCACCGCCGGCGGCACACGGGTGAGCGGCCGTACGCCTGCCGCGCCTGTGGGCTCAGGTTCAAGAGCTCGTCCCAGTTGGCGTGTCACAAACGCCGCGGCCATCCGGGCGACGCCGAGCACGTTTGCAGCTGCTGTCACAAGAGCTTCCCGTCCGAGGCCAAAGTCAAAAAGCACGTGGAGGACGCACACGTACCTTTAGCGTTAAATGACAATTGA
- the washc3 gene encoding WASH complex subunit 3: MDEDGLPIVGSGVDLTKVPAIQQRRIVAFLNQFIVHTVRFLNNFSTVCEEKLANISLRIQQIETTLCILEAKISSIPGLEDVTVDAVAHPRGVHANGTGTSGPGHTEGPPAVLLPPSEPTHHAPDDVMTPKTEEVNVMTVAKDPRYAKYLKMVQVGVPVMAIRNKMNMEGLDPDLLDKPDTPVPDLRGKSGEEHNMDASDSESSFSD; the protein is encoded by the exons ATGGACGAGGACGGACTTCCGATTGTGGGCTCTGGAGTCGACCTGACGAAG GTTCCAGCCATTCAACAGAGAAGAATTGTTGCTTTTCTCAACCAGTTCATTGTCCACACGGTTCGCTTCCTTAACAACTTTTCCACCGTGTGTGAAGAG AAACTTGCCAACATATCACTGCGCATCCAGCAGATCGAGACCACGCTGTGTATCTTGGAAGCCAAG ATTTCCTCCATCCCTGGACTGGAGGACGTAACGGTAGATGCAGTCGCACATCCCCGGGGTGTTCATGCCAATGGAACTGGCACTTCTGGACCCGGTCACACAGAAGGTCCACCAGCAGTGTTGCTTCCCCCTtctgag CCAACTCACCATGCTCCAGACGATGTGATGACGCCCAAAACCGAGGAGGTGAACGTCATGACGGTGGCCAAGGATCCACGCTATGCCAAATATCTGAAGATGGTTCAAGTG GGTGTTCCCGTCATGGCCATCCGGAATAAAATGAACATGGAAGGTTTGGATCCAGACTTGCTAGA CAAGCCGGACACTCCCGTGCCAGACTTGAGAGGGAAAAGCGGCGAGGAGCACAACATGGATGCTTCAGATAGCGAGTCGTCCTTCAGTGACTGA